Proteins from one Faecalibacterium sp. I3-3-33 genomic window:
- a CDS encoding adenylosuccinate synthase has translation MLTAITGINWGDEGKGRMVDLISQEYDIVARYQGGNNAGHTVKNERGKFVLNLLPSGILRPNVVCVMGNGMVIDPHHLDGEINKLREQGIAITPANLKISDRATITMPYHVEQDGLEEARLSKTGAQFGSTKRGIAYAYGDKYMKKTLRMGDLLHLDDAVKKRLVTMVDSKNLVMEGSYNASPISVDEMWAWLEKYAAIFKDYICDVGQYLADADAAGKKVLFEAQLGALRDIDFGIYPYTTSSNVIGAYAPIGAGIPGHKLHNSIGVMKAYSSCVGDGPFAAELAMTEEEKHALREAGHEYGAATGRPRRVGPIDLVASRYGVFCQGCDEVALTLLDVLDYMEKIPMVTAYKLTDGTTTTRFPMGEALDTAQPVVEYLPGWHCDITAARKWEDLPQQARDYVEYLEKAVGCKITYISVGAEREAYIHRG, from the coding sequence ATGCTTACTGCAATTACGGGTATCAACTGGGGCGATGAGGGCAAGGGCCGCATGGTCGACCTGATCAGCCAGGAGTACGACATCGTTGCACGGTATCAGGGCGGCAACAACGCAGGCCATACCGTTAAAAACGAGCGTGGCAAGTTCGTGCTGAACCTGCTGCCCTCCGGCATCCTGCGCCCCAACGTCGTCTGCGTTATGGGCAACGGTATGGTCATCGACCCGCATCATCTGGACGGCGAGATCAATAAGCTGCGCGAGCAGGGCATTGCGATCACCCCGGCGAACCTGAAGATCTCCGACCGCGCAACCATCACCATGCCCTACCATGTGGAGCAGGATGGTCTGGAGGAGGCACGCCTGTCCAAGACCGGCGCACAGTTCGGCTCCACCAAGCGCGGCATTGCCTACGCTTACGGCGACAAGTACATGAAAAAGACCCTGCGCATGGGCGACCTGCTGCATCTGGACGACGCCGTGAAGAAGCGTCTGGTCACCATGGTGGATTCCAAGAATCTGGTCATGGAGGGCAGCTACAACGCTTCCCCCATCAGCGTGGACGAGATGTGGGCATGGCTCGAAAAGTATGCCGCCATCTTCAAGGACTATATCTGCGATGTGGGTCAGTATCTGGCCGATGCCGATGCAGCCGGCAAGAAGGTGCTGTTTGAGGCACAGCTGGGCGCACTGCGCGATATCGACTTTGGCATCTACCCCTACACCACCTCCTCCAACGTCATCGGTGCTTATGCGCCCATCGGTGCCGGCATCCCCGGCCACAAGCTGCACAACTCCATCGGCGTCATGAAGGCCTACTCCTCCTGCGTGGGTGACGGCCCCTTCGCCGCCGAGCTGGCTATGACCGAGGAAGAGAAGCACGCCCTGCGTGAGGCCGGCCACGAGTATGGCGCAGCCACCGGCCGTCCCCGCCGCGTGGGCCCCATCGATCTGGTGGCAAGCCGCTACGGCGTGTTCTGCCAGGGCTGCGACGAGGTCGCCCTGACCCTGCTGGACGTGCTGGACTACATGGAAAAGATCCCCATGGTCACTGCCTACAAGCTGACCGACGGCACCACTACCACCCGCTTCCCCATGGGTGAGGCACTGGATACCGCACAGCCTGTGGTGGAGTACCTGCCCGGCTGGCACTGCGATATCACCGCAGCCCGCAAGTGGGAGGACCTGCCCCAGCAGGCCCGCGATTATGTGGAGTATCTGGAAAAGGCTGTGGGCTGCAAGATCACCTATATCTCGGTGGGCGCAGAGCGCGAGGCCTACATCCACCGCGGCTGA